One window of the Archangium primigenium genome contains the following:
- a CDS encoding DUF952 domain-containing protein, with protein sequence MNAPIYTLVRGADWRAAQTVGIYCGSHDDTRDGFLHLSTAEQVRGSARKHRAGERDLWLVAVDPAALGEALRWEPSAGGRRPGLFPHLYGMLPMSAVLSAVALPLGEDGAHVFPADVP encoded by the coding sequence ATGAACGCCCCCATCTACACCCTCGTGCGTGGCGCCGACTGGCGGGCCGCCCAGACCGTCGGCATCTACTGCGGCTCCCACGACGACACGCGCGACGGCTTCCTGCACCTGTCCACGGCCGAGCAGGTGCGTGGCAGCGCCCGCAAGCACCGCGCGGGCGAGCGCGACCTGTGGCTCGTCGCCGTGGACCCGGCGGCCCTGGGCGAGGCGCTGCGCTGGGAGCCCTCCGCGGGGGGCCGCCGCCCGGGCCTCTTCCCGCACCTGTACGGCATGCTGCCCATGTCGGCCGTGCTGTCGGCGGTGGCCCTGCCGCTCGGCGAGGACGGCGCGCACGTCTTCCCGGCGGACGTGCCCTGA
- a CDS encoding serine/threonine-protein kinase, producing MDQPTPTRRIGPYRVSHLLGRGGMAEVFAAEHELLKRPVALKLLRPEAAREEQVVARFLQEGRTLARLDHPGVVHVHDCEQLEGTVFLAMELLEGLTLREWMRQRAGPAPLAEALALARQIAATMVDVHARNIVHRDLKPENVFLCAQRDAPAPGPRVKILDFGLAKLPPLPDDALGATQIHTHESAFLGTYLYMAPEQLRSAASVEGPADVYALGVVLFELLTGRPPFVSPKPIEVITAHLEKEPPSALRFVPTLPGELGAFVTAMLAKEPSARPTMRRCADMLGRAWRDGPGTCPVPGLAPFTETQAELFFGREADLQTLLGLLDEAWAGGRRWVQLEGPSGVGKSSLLQAGVLPRLQQDARWWVVRVRPGQEPLRALAQALDVLLPVPGGGAPPGALEKALRADPQALRAFVTEHLAPEHRLLLVIDPLEELLTPGADEGAALGALLAEALADPDCPLRLLTSVRGDFVDRISQVPALARHLQHAARYLLLPMEEAALTQVVRGMARGAGLRLGEGLAERMVHDARDETGRLPLLSHALRGLWEASQGEPLTLDLYDRLGGVGGALTRQAEELLKGLGQDQERAKWLLLSLVRIGRGMPDTRRPRTRGEVLAAAGGDSSAEQVLLRLSGMASGENPAGPTGMRLVLLSEGTEPAQPRVDLVHEMLLHEVPVIARWIGEERAQLQRLEDLEVEAQLWRDTGFPVDALRTGTLLKHYQDAHQSGPSQGPTRHRLSALAARYLQEGAREDRRRMRQKRWLNLGAVLAVLAILFYAVRAEQARQHTTAILRTYIGTLDDLVGSVDWRLSWIAHTLPVRQEMLKESERALFSLPPEERDAPEARLVGIKLLQRQADVALHDETLERSGRYLEDAHARLAAWGASRNGDAKFTELLALNYSKRGKVELARGDPEKAWVDFNEAVRLMPIPGDSESDEDARRTRAVSLQERADAGLLKRDLPAAARDLDEAIMLHARNESAYDHALLALAHSARGGIAHHLAKADDATAHFTKALGFARSSQEERHDQYGDWVLARVLVDSAAFQEVNGAPEEARNHYTEAQTLGRSLREGEPPSKRFALVWLDAMAGLERMEHMPSSKARLHDERCEVAREFRNRDRDDVRFRAPECG from the coding sequence ATGGATCAGCCGACCCCCACCCGCCGCATCGGGCCCTATCGCGTCTCGCACCTGCTGGGCCGCGGCGGCATGGCCGAGGTCTTCGCGGCGGAGCACGAGCTGCTGAAGCGGCCCGTGGCCCTCAAGCTGCTGCGCCCCGAGGCGGCGCGCGAGGAGCAGGTCGTCGCCCGCTTCCTGCAGGAGGGCCGCACGCTGGCCCGGCTCGACCATCCCGGCGTGGTCCATGTCCACGACTGCGAGCAGCTGGAGGGAACGGTCTTCCTGGCCATGGAGCTGCTGGAGGGCCTCACGCTGCGCGAGTGGATGCGGCAACGGGCGGGCCCCGCGCCCCTGGCGGAGGCGCTCGCCCTGGCCCGGCAGATCGCCGCCACCATGGTGGACGTGCATGCCCGGAACATCGTCCACCGTGACCTGAAGCCGGAGAACGTCTTCCTGTGCGCGCAGCGGGACGCGCCCGCCCCGGGCCCGCGCGTCAAGATCCTGGACTTCGGCCTCGCCAAGCTTCCGCCCCTGCCGGACGACGCCCTGGGGGCCACGCAGATCCACACCCACGAGTCGGCCTTCCTGGGCACCTACCTCTACATGGCGCCCGAGCAACTGCGCAGCGCGGCCTCGGTGGAGGGCCCGGCGGATGTCTACGCCCTGGGGGTCGTGCTCTTCGAGCTGCTCACGGGCCGCCCGCCCTTCGTGTCGCCCAAGCCCATCGAGGTCATCACCGCGCACCTGGAGAAGGAGCCGCCCTCCGCGCTGAGGTTCGTGCCCACCCTTCCAGGCGAGCTGGGCGCCTTCGTCACGGCCATGCTGGCCAAGGAGCCCTCGGCGCGTCCGACGATGCGGCGCTGCGCCGACATGCTGGGCCGCGCGTGGCGGGACGGTCCGGGCACCTGTCCCGTCCCGGGCCTCGCGCCCTTCACCGAGACCCAGGCGGAGCTGTTCTTCGGTCGGGAGGCGGACCTCCAGACCCTGCTCGGGCTGCTCGACGAGGCCTGGGCGGGAGGGCGGCGGTGGGTCCAGCTCGAAGGGCCCAGCGGCGTGGGCAAGTCGTCCCTGCTTCAGGCGGGCGTGCTGCCCCGGCTCCAGCAGGACGCGCGCTGGTGGGTGGTCCGGGTGCGGCCCGGACAGGAGCCCCTGCGCGCCCTGGCCCAGGCGCTCGATGTCCTCCTGCCAGTGCCGGGTGGGGGCGCGCCCCCGGGCGCCCTCGAGAAGGCGCTGCGCGCGGATCCCCAGGCCCTGCGCGCGTTCGTCACCGAGCACCTCGCGCCGGAGCACCGTCTGCTGTTGGTGATCGATCCCCTGGAGGAACTCCTCACGCCCGGCGCGGACGAGGGCGCGGCACTGGGTGCGCTGCTCGCCGAGGCCCTGGCCGACCCCGACTGCCCCTTGCGGCTGCTCACCAGTGTGCGGGGCGACTTCGTGGACCGGATCAGCCAGGTGCCCGCGCTCGCGCGCCACCTCCAGCACGCGGCGCGCTACCTGCTGTTGCCCATGGAGGAGGCCGCCCTGACCCAGGTCGTCCGGGGCATGGCCCGGGGCGCGGGGTTGCGCCTGGGGGAGGGGCTGGCGGAGCGCATGGTGCACGATGCGCGCGACGAGACCGGACGCTTGCCCCTGCTGAGCCACGCCCTGCGCGGACTCTGGGAGGCGAGCCAGGGGGAGCCCTTGACGCTCGACCTCTATGACCGGCTCGGGGGAGTGGGCGGCGCGCTGACCCGACAGGCCGAGGAGCTGTTGAAGGGCCTGGGCCAGGACCAGGAGCGGGCCAAGTGGCTCCTCCTGTCGCTGGTGCGGATCGGCCGGGGCATGCCCGACACCCGCCGACCGCGCACGCGGGGGGAGGTGCTCGCGGCCGCGGGCGGCGATTCCTCGGCGGAGCAGGTGCTGCTGCGGCTGTCGGGGATGGCGTCGGGAGAAAACCCCGCGGGCCCGACGGGCATGCGACTGGTGCTCCTGTCGGAGGGCACCGAGCCCGCGCAGCCCCGCGTGGACCTGGTCCACGAGATGTTGCTGCACGAGGTGCCCGTCATCGCCCGATGGATTGGCGAGGAGCGCGCCCAGCTCCAGCGCCTGGAGGATCTCGAGGTCGAGGCCCAGCTCTGGCGGGACACGGGCTTCCCGGTGGATGCGCTGCGCACGGGGACCTTGCTCAAGCACTACCAGGACGCGCACCAGTCAGGTCCTTCGCAGGGGCCCACGCGGCATCGGCTGAGTGCCCTGGCGGCGCGCTACCTCCAGGAAGGCGCGCGCGAGGACCGGCGGCGCATGCGCCAGAAGCGGTGGCTCAATCTGGGCGCGGTGCTGGCGGTGCTGGCCATCCTCTTCTACGCGGTCCGCGCCGAGCAGGCGCGGCAACACACGACGGCGATTCTGAGGACGTACATCGGGACGTTGGACGACCTCGTTGGCAGCGTGGATTGGAGACTCAGTTGGATTGCCCACACGCTGCCCGTGCGCCAGGAGATGCTGAAGGAGAGTGAACGGGCGCTGTTCTCCCTGCCTCCCGAGGAGCGCGATGCGCCCGAGGCCCGCCTCGTTGGAATCAAGCTCCTTCAGCGTCAGGCGGACGTCGCCCTGCATGATGAGACGCTCGAGCGTTCCGGTCGGTACTTGGAGGACGCCCACGCACGGCTGGCGGCCTGGGGTGCTTCGCGGAATGGAGATGCGAAGTTCACCGAACTCCTGGCGCTCAATTATTCGAAGCGCGGCAAGGTCGAGCTGGCACGAGGAGACCCGGAGAAGGCCTGGGTGGATTTCAACGAGGCCGTGCGCTTGATGCCGATTCCCGGCGACTCGGAGTCGGATGAGGACGCCCGGAGGACCCGCGCCGTGAGCCTTCAGGAACGGGCGGACGCGGGCCTGCTCAAGCGCGACCTTCCGGCCGCCGCGCGGGACCTGGACGAGGCCATCATGCTCCACGCACGCAACGAGAGCGCCTATGACCATGCCCTCCTCGCGCTCGCGCACAGTGCACGGGGGGGCATCGCCCATCACTTGGCGAAGGCCGACGACGCGACAGCGCATTTCACCAAGGCGCTTGGTTTCGCGCGGAGCAGTCAAGAGGAGCGGCACGATCAGTACGGAGACTGGGTCCTGGCCCGGGTGCTCGTCGACTCCGCTGCCTTTCAGGAAGTCAATGGCGCTCCAGAAGAGGCCCGGAATCACTACACGGAGGCCCAGACCTTGGGACGTTCCTTGCGAGAGGGCGAGCCCCCCAGCAAGCGCTTCGCGCTCGTGTGGCTCGACGCCATGGCGGGTCTGGAGCGAATGGAGCACATGCCCTCGTCCAAGGCGCGACTGCACGATGAGCGGTGTGAGGTGGCGCGCGAATTCCGGAACCGGGATCGCGATGATGTAAGGTTCCGGGCGCCGGAGTGCGGGTGA
- a CDS encoding SAVED domain-containing protein — protein sequence MDIDIPINVRTRALILRYEHDRPITEDAARDALKQRGVEGDRDVVAVVLHPFEPHTRIRTRPEQDWSAAFDENERFAEALSRKERELGVDLDIHLFGCAPLMLMLHLASCLPRRPLYVYQQRITDGTWLLGYDRSLSSAQTPFFALEGLPTSRQGGRGKVALIVEVTQSIRDVALAEFQARHPSELLATVVLRPARGGPSPQAVQSLQDASEAAEQFRSVMDTLHKHLEGVESVLLAMDGPASLAAALGSVINTNTQHPVVLHHFNPEQRKYLAVRRIHPPRRVASTPGSPSSEQFAEAGELLKRVRTIHAQLCDWLKRPKQKSLRQKLEQTSLLQSDIDTVPARQNAPLFRHLNGSWTFHVNLLLGYRQLQERLRSPEDWEECVRLLLVHEAFHVAQQGATSYDYQGSGRTGFVLEALDFDADALAVEAALAWRTDHRPGRARGRTRTQDMEDIAWNVLESFRVFEPERPMRMLSERRLRRYLIWLFHACRLGTLPLRDAEPGALKRVVIEIAGLPTGLDPHEDYPQPGVRLDGQEKNESLVLALYFEARFARMQNPGWVRELLSCLAQWEQHPREEIRKRLTVLFERFFNQHRELVARP from the coding sequence ATGGACATCGACATTCCCATCAACGTGAGGACCCGAGCCCTCATCCTGCGCTACGAGCACGACAGGCCCATCACGGAGGACGCCGCGCGCGACGCCCTGAAGCAGCGAGGCGTGGAAGGTGACCGGGATGTCGTGGCGGTCGTGCTGCATCCGTTCGAGCCCCACACGCGCATCCGGACGCGGCCCGAGCAGGACTGGTCCGCGGCCTTCGACGAGAACGAGCGCTTCGCCGAGGCCTTGTCGAGGAAGGAGCGGGAGCTGGGGGTGGATCTGGACATCCACCTCTTCGGGTGCGCCCCCCTGATGCTGATGCTGCACCTGGCGTCCTGCCTGCCGCGCCGGCCGCTGTACGTGTATCAACAGCGGATCACGGATGGCACCTGGCTGCTGGGCTATGACCGCTCGCTGTCCTCCGCGCAGACGCCGTTCTTCGCGCTGGAGGGGCTGCCCACGTCACGTCAGGGAGGCCGGGGCAAGGTGGCCCTCATCGTCGAGGTGACCCAGTCCATCCGGGATGTGGCGCTCGCCGAGTTCCAGGCCCGCCATCCCTCGGAGCTGCTCGCCACCGTGGTCCTGCGGCCCGCGCGGGGAGGCCCGAGCCCCCAGGCCGTCCAGAGCCTCCAGGATGCGTCCGAGGCCGCCGAGCAGTTCCGCTCCGTGATGGACACCCTGCACAAGCACCTGGAGGGCGTGGAGTCCGTGCTGCTCGCCATGGATGGACCCGCCAGCCTGGCCGCCGCGCTGGGCTCGGTCATCAACACGAACACGCAGCATCCCGTGGTGCTCCACCACTTCAACCCCGAGCAGCGCAAGTACCTCGCCGTCCGCCGCATCCATCCGCCGCGGCGGGTCGCGTCGACACCGGGCTCGCCCTCGTCCGAGCAGTTCGCCGAGGCCGGAGAGCTGCTCAAGCGGGTGCGTACCATCCACGCGCAGCTGTGTGATTGGCTCAAGCGTCCCAAACAGAAGTCCCTGCGCCAGAAGCTGGAGCAGACGTCCCTGCTCCAGAGCGACATCGACACGGTTCCCGCGCGCCAGAATGCCCCGCTCTTCCGGCACCTCAACGGCAGCTGGACGTTCCACGTCAACCTGTTGCTGGGATACCGGCAGTTGCAGGAGCGCTTGCGCTCGCCCGAGGACTGGGAGGAGTGCGTCCGGTTGTTGCTCGTCCACGAGGCGTTCCATGTCGCCCAGCAGGGCGCCACCTCCTATGACTACCAGGGCAGCGGCCGGACAGGGTTCGTGCTCGAGGCGCTGGACTTCGACGCGGATGCGCTCGCCGTCGAGGCGGCGCTCGCCTGGCGAACAGACCATCGGCCGGGAAGGGCGCGGGGCCGGACGCGGACCCAGGACATGGAAGACATCGCCTGGAACGTGCTGGAGAGTTTTCGGGTCTTCGAGCCCGAGCGTCCCATGCGGATGCTGTCCGAGCGCCGGCTGCGGCGCTACCTCATCTGGCTCTTCCATGCGTGTCGGCTCGGCACGCTCCCGCTGCGCGACGCCGAGCCGGGGGCGCTCAAGCGCGTGGTCATCGAGATCGCCGGACTGCCGACGGGACTGGACCCTCACGAGGACTATCCCCAACCGGGTGTCCGTCTGGACGGGCAGGAGAAGAACGAGTCCCTGGTCCTCGCGCTCTACTTCGAGGCCCGGTTCGCCCGCATGCAAAACCCCGGGTGGGTGCGCGAGCTGCTGAGCTGCCTCGCCCAATGGGAGCAGCATCCCCGAGAAGAAATCCGCAAGCGACTGACCGTGCTGTTCGAGCGGTTCTTCAACCAGCACCGGGAGCTCGTCGCTCGTCCCTGA
- a CDS encoding 50S ribosomal protein L11 methyltransferase, translating to MPFYQLREDVIPLLLALASPMEPEELIRSVAQSSGLPEAVLRERFAAIRESGILSASQEVSEQASVLFLDFATLGSQRNMLRDRARNDAFLRAIRKVVQPGDTVVDVGTGTGLLAMAAAASGAERVFAIERSAIVHTARSLIEANGLADRIELFHGDAADFSADIQADVIVSEWIGHFLIVENMYPAFSAVRDRVLKPGGRTIPSAGRLFLAPIEDSALYQYEGPGFWEQPIGGFDYSQVKAQELGNLKMRIDRVRRESYLTEPVLLRHIDCTKESVGSFYFESSVEFRMDRDAVVHGLAGHFELELAPGEVLDTSPFSIHTHWHQTWFPIDALPVKRGDTLQVTFSSSPGSHVPSMNLSVRRLSTEGEGPTRSYAYGTGLL from the coding sequence GTGCCCTTCTACCAGCTCCGGGAAGACGTCATCCCCCTGCTCTTGGCGCTCGCCTCACCCATGGAGCCCGAGGAGTTGATCCGCTCGGTGGCCCAGAGCTCCGGACTGCCCGAGGCCGTGCTGCGCGAGCGCTTCGCGGCCATCCGCGAGTCGGGGATTCTGTCGGCCTCGCAGGAGGTGTCCGAACAGGCCTCGGTGCTGTTCCTGGACTTCGCGACCCTGGGCAGCCAGCGCAACATGCTGCGCGACCGGGCGCGCAACGACGCGTTCCTGCGCGCCATCCGCAAGGTGGTCCAGCCCGGGGACACGGTGGTGGACGTCGGCACGGGCACGGGGCTGCTCGCCATGGCGGCCGCGGCCAGTGGCGCCGAGCGCGTCTTCGCCATCGAGCGCTCCGCGATCGTCCACACGGCGCGCTCGCTCATCGAGGCCAATGGCCTGGCGGACCGGATCGAGCTGTTCCACGGGGACGCGGCGGACTTCTCCGCGGACATCCAGGCGGACGTCATCGTCTCGGAGTGGATTGGCCACTTCCTCATCGTGGAGAACATGTACCCGGCGTTCTCGGCGGTGCGCGACCGGGTGCTCAAGCCCGGCGGCCGGACCATTCCCTCGGCGGGCAGGCTCTTCCTGGCGCCCATCGAGGACTCGGCGCTCTACCAGTACGAGGGTCCGGGCTTCTGGGAGCAGCCCATCGGGGGCTTTGACTACAGCCAGGTGAAGGCGCAGGAGCTGGGCAACCTGAAGATGCGGATCGACCGGGTCCGGCGCGAGAGCTACCTGACGGAGCCCGTGCTCCTGCGGCACATCGACTGCACGAAGGAGTCGGTGGGGTCCTTCTACTTCGAGTCGAGCGTGGAGTTCCGCATGGACCGGGACGCGGTGGTGCACGGTCTGGCGGGCCACTTCGAGCTGGAACTGGCGCCCGGGGAGGTGCTCGACACGTCCCCGTTCTCCATCCACACGCACTGGCACCAGACGTGGTTTCCCATCGACGCGCTTCCCGTGAAGCGGGGGGACACGCTCCAGGTGACGTTCTCCTCGTCGCCCGGCTCGCACGTGCCCTCGATGAACCTGAGCGTGCGGCGTCTGTCCACCGAGGGCGAGGGGCCCACCCGGAGCTACGCGTACGGCACCGGCCTGCTGTGA
- a CDS encoding GON domain-containing protein, producing the protein MKRLASLASLAAVSLTCLLSASARADARMAWYWPNGKLAVILTFDNAGFRSKSELFMQDGKLAVTSIYTTTSQGGRNCRYGSFPSNGKYSCLIGDVSHYGVNPTVFPTRVAAWGEHGEQRDYDYDGRRWSWFARGYNNDNEYPNISVQVVLSQDMSVPGPGQFFVLQGNGAFKDLFDPAGKPYWLTSPSGSLRLMHFVDVTQGSWLDVTPASCLEYKLTHPPAQDGTYTLYVKGNAAQPWTAYCHNMSGGPTDYLPLPSTGASSNFSQYTARSDRPGDTNVRTVYTKVRIDPATLRVNTADQTFATSTGVLSHGDPVTSMTYGSAMNCDFGNTGLGNVDLRGTAFVMAPNQFAAAGYAASGEATYSANNQVVDLWNRGACGWMSAVGADHPYNTRGSPLQLQYRAPGT; encoded by the coding sequence ATGAAGCGCTTGGCATCGCTCGCATCCCTCGCGGCAGTCTCCCTGACGTGTCTGCTCAGTGCCTCCGCGCGAGCGGATGCCCGGATGGCGTGGTACTGGCCCAATGGGAAGCTGGCGGTCATCCTGACGTTCGACAACGCGGGGTTCCGCTCGAAGTCCGAGCTCTTCATGCAGGACGGCAAGCTCGCGGTCACCTCCATCTATACGACCACGAGCCAGGGAGGCCGCAATTGCCGCTACGGCTCGTTTCCGTCCAATGGCAAGTACAGCTGCCTTATCGGGGATGTCAGTCATTACGGTGTGAATCCCACGGTCTTCCCGACGCGGGTGGCGGCCTGGGGCGAGCATGGGGAGCAGCGGGATTATGACTATGACGGCCGCAGGTGGTCGTGGTTCGCGCGGGGGTACAACAACGACAACGAGTATCCCAACATCAGTGTCCAGGTCGTCCTCTCCCAGGACATGAGCGTCCCGGGGCCGGGACAGTTCTTCGTCCTGCAGGGCAACGGCGCGTTCAAGGACCTGTTCGATCCGGCGGGCAAGCCGTACTGGCTGACCAGCCCCAGTGGCAGCTTGAGGCTCATGCACTTCGTGGACGTGACCCAGGGGTCGTGGCTGGATGTGACTCCGGCGAGCTGCCTGGAGTACAAGCTCACGCATCCTCCCGCGCAGGACGGGACGTATACGCTGTACGTGAAGGGCAATGCCGCCCAGCCCTGGACGGCCTACTGCCACAACATGTCCGGTGGCCCCACGGACTACCTGCCGCTGCCCTCCACGGGCGCGTCGAGCAACTTCTCCCAGTACACCGCACGGTCCGACCGCCCGGGGGACACGAACGTGCGGACCGTCTACACCAAGGTCCGCATCGATCCCGCGACACTGCGGGTGAACACCGCGGACCAGACCTTCGCCACGTCCACGGGAGTGCTCTCGCACGGCGACCCCGTCACCTCCATGACCTACGGCTCGGCCATGAACTGCGACTTCGGCAACACGGGCCTGGGCAACGTCGACCTGAGGGGCACGGCCTTCGTCATGGCGCCCAACCAGTTCGCCGCGGCGGGTTACGCCGCCTCCGGTGAGGCGACCTACAGCGCGAACAACCAGGTGGTGGACCTGTGGAACCGGGGCGCGTGCGGGTGGATGTCCGCCGTGGGCGCCGACCACCCCTACAACACGCGGGGCTCACCGTTGCAGCTCCAGTACCGCGCGCCGGGCACCTGA
- a CDS encoding sigma-70 family RNA polymerase sigma factor — translation MGEAAAKKPSIEELLRQVRDGQPGAWEELFQRSVPALEQWASHQMGRSPPAGTRKSDLVQETALRAFQRFPSFDGETEESWFAWLKKIQRRRLMDISREAHSQKRSEDATESLEELDSHQLAAVQRSPSQFASQQEECRQLLGYVYGLPKEQRKVVFLYYLDDLSDAEIAQHMGKSQDAVSSLRQRAVRAIRDRRSGNPEKQSPGISQDAIIQNAADAALLLYMRKQQQGEQVDVEAFVADHPQCAEELRSLLSCIQALYMLKPTGSK, via the coding sequence ATGGGTGAAGCCGCCGCCAAGAAGCCGTCCATCGAGGAGCTGTTGCGCCAGGTGCGCGATGGGCAACCAGGCGCTTGGGAGGAGCTGTTTCAACGGAGCGTGCCAGCGCTCGAGCAATGGGCGTCGCACCAGATGGGACGGTCCCCTCCGGCTGGTACCCGCAAATCGGATCTCGTTCAGGAAACAGCGCTGCGTGCCTTCCAGCGCTTCCCCTCCTTCGACGGAGAGACCGAGGAGTCGTGGTTCGCCTGGCTCAAGAAGATTCAGCGGAGACGCCTCATGGATATCTCGCGCGAGGCCCACAGCCAGAAGCGAAGCGAGGATGCCACGGAGTCCCTGGAGGAACTCGATTCCCATCAACTGGCCGCCGTCCAGCGAAGCCCGAGTCAGTTCGCATCCCAGCAGGAGGAGTGTCGACAACTGCTGGGGTATGTCTACGGCCTGCCCAAGGAGCAACGGAAGGTCGTCTTTCTCTATTATCTGGACGATCTGTCCGATGCGGAGATCGCGCAACACATGGGCAAGAGTCAGGATGCGGTGAGCTCCCTCCGCCAGCGAGCTGTGCGCGCCATCCGGGATCGCAGGTCTGGCAACCCCGAGAAGCAGTCGCCGGGAATCAGCCAGGACGCCATCATCCAGAACGCCGCGGATGCGGCCCTGCTCCTCTACATGCGCAAACAGCAGCAGGGTGAGCAGGTGGACGTGGAGGCTTTCGTGGCGGACCATCCCCAGTGCGCCGAGGAATTGCGGAGCCTGCTGTCTTGCATCCAGGCGCTGTACATGCTCAAGCCCACCGGCTCGAAGTAG
- a CDS encoding serine/threonine-protein kinase: MLSKGTQVGEYRLLRFVAEGLTGTVYEGRRASDGASVAIKVLHPTWCIDPEVMARFLNEARMLQGLAHPHLVKGLSSGELPEGPPYMVLEWHPEDLARALARVGGRLSCLESVQVVGQLAEVLSLLHAKGIIHRDLKPENVLVARRVPGDWSVRLADLGLAKRLPSAGPEGLPISTAGGTMLGTADYRPPEQWFDAKTVGPSADVYSLGVLWFQLLTGQLPFQSSGQQGLMILHVRGEPPLALLEGRASDAVRTMMARMLAKDAEDRPALAEVLGLLTPGT; this comes from the coding sequence ATGCTGTCGAAGGGAACACAGGTCGGGGAGTACCGCCTGCTGCGCTTCGTCGCGGAGGGGCTGACCGGCACCGTCTACGAAGGACGCAGGGCGTCCGATGGCGCCTCCGTGGCCATCAAGGTCCTGCACCCGACGTGGTGCATCGACCCCGAGGTCATGGCGCGCTTCCTCAACGAGGCCCGGATGCTCCAGGGGCTCGCGCATCCGCATCTGGTGAAGGGTCTCTCCTCGGGGGAGCTCCCCGAGGGCCCACCCTACATGGTGTTGGAGTGGCATCCGGAGGACCTCGCCCGCGCGCTCGCCCGCGTGGGAGGCCGGCTGTCTTGCCTGGAGAGTGTCCAGGTCGTCGGGCAGCTGGCCGAGGTGCTCTCCCTGCTCCATGCGAAGGGGATCATCCATCGGGACTTGAAGCCCGAGAACGTGCTCGTGGCTCGCCGGGTGCCGGGTGATTGGAGCGTGCGGCTCGCGGACCTTGGACTCGCCAAGCGGCTCCCTTCGGCGGGACCCGAGGGGCTGCCCATCTCCACGGCGGGTGGCACGATGCTCGGCACCGCGGACTACCGGCCCCCGGAGCAGTGGTTCGATGCGAAGACGGTGGGACCGTCGGCGGACGTCTACTCCCTGGGCGTCCTGTGGTTTCAGCTGCTGACGGGCCAACTGCCTTTCCAGTCGAGCGGTCAGCAGGGATTGATGATCCTTCACGTCCGAGGCGAACCGCCCCTGGCGCTGCTCGAGGGTCGTGCGTCCGACGCCGTACGGACGATGATGGCGCGGATGCTGGCGAAGGATGCCGAGGACCGGCCCGCCCTGGCGGAAGTGCTCGGGCTGCTCACCCCCGGAACCTGA
- a CDS encoding PA0069 family radical SAM protein, whose translation MKPRPVSNPPNPWDTTAVEYLEEIPPTKLEVHEDHSREVLGRNDSPDVGFSWSVNPYRGCLHACAYCYARPYHEYLGFGAGTDFETKLVVKPRAAELLREAFERKSWKGETVAFSGITDCYQPLEASLRLTRACLEVCAEYRNPVGIITKGPLIERDLDVLQTLAAHTRLTVCITLPFHDAHVAHAMEPSVASPRRRLLTLERLARAGIDVGVAVSPIIPGLNDEDMVRVLTAAREAGATRAFSTLLRLPGPVQAVFEQRLREKLPLRAERVLHRIRETRGGELNDSRFQVRMRGEGLYAETIHRLFSTTARRLGLKTSMPLEETDAGPSPFRRPMKAGTQLSFF comes from the coding sequence GTGAAGCCCCGGCCCGTCTCCAATCCGCCCAACCCCTGGGACACCACCGCCGTGGAGTACCTGGAGGAGATTCCGCCCACGAAGCTGGAGGTCCACGAGGACCACAGCCGCGAGGTGCTCGGGCGCAACGACAGCCCGGACGTGGGCTTCTCCTGGAGCGTCAACCCGTACCGCGGCTGCCTGCACGCCTGCGCCTACTGCTACGCGCGCCCCTACCACGAGTACCTCGGCTTCGGCGCGGGCACGGACTTCGAGACGAAGCTCGTCGTCAAGCCGCGCGCCGCGGAACTCCTGCGCGAGGCCTTCGAGCGCAAGAGCTGGAAGGGCGAGACGGTCGCCTTCAGCGGCATCACCGACTGCTACCAGCCCCTGGAGGCCAGCCTGCGCCTCACCCGCGCGTGCCTGGAGGTCTGCGCCGAGTACCGCAACCCCGTGGGCATCATCACCAAGGGCCCCCTCATCGAGCGCGACCTGGACGTGCTCCAGACGCTCGCCGCGCACACCCGGCTCACCGTCTGCATCACCCTGCCCTTCCACGACGCGCACGTGGCGCACGCCATGGAGCCCTCCGTGGCCTCGCCCCGCCGGCGTCTGCTCACCCTCGAGCGCCTGGCCCGGGCCGGCATCGACGTGGGCGTGGCCGTCTCGCCCATCATCCCCGGCCTCAACGACGAGGACATGGTGCGTGTGCTCACCGCCGCGCGCGAGGCGGGCGCCACCCGCGCCTTCTCCACCCTGCTGCGCCTGCCCGGCCCCGTGCAGGCCGTCTTCGAGCAGCGCCTGCGCGAGAAGCTCCCCCTGCGCGCCGAGCGGGTCCTGCACCGCATCCGGGAGACGCGGGGCGGCGAGCTCAACGACTCGCGCTTCCAGGTGCGCATGCGCGGCGAGGGGCTCTACGCCGAGACGATCCACCGGCTCTTCTCCACCACCGCGCGCCGGCTCGGGCTCAAGACGTCCATGCCCCTGGAGGAGACGGACGCGGGCCCGAGCCCCTTTCGCCGCCCCATGAAGGCCGGCACCCAGCTCAGCTTCTTCTGA